The following DNA comes from Pseudorasbora parva isolate DD20220531a chromosome 8, ASM2467924v1, whole genome shotgun sequence.
CTTAtcatctctacactcacatgggaggtcgaatcgaaggtcagaacggccttagaaggggtaatgCCTCCGCCCGGCGGACCACCGAGTCGATTATTTGTGCCTGAGGGGATAAGGTCCGACGTGATTCGATGGGGTCATGGTTCCAATGTAGCTTGTCACCTGGGAGTTAACAGAACCAAATTTTTGGTCAAGCAACGATTCTGGTGGCCTGGTATGGCTCGTGACATTCGGTTGGGTTACTCCAaccgctgtctgttccttcgagaccctggtcccacatagCGCTAGATTTTATcaccgccctcccagggcaagacggttgttttaaccgtcgtggaccggttcttgaaaatggttcattttgttcccttgcccaaattaccttcagccaaggagacagcagTGGCTGTCGTCGATCACATCTTTTGTTTACATGCCCTCCCGTTGGACATGGTTTCCGACAGGGAGCCCCAATTTGTATCCAAATTTTGGCGTGAATTCTGTAAATTATTAGGGGcaacggttagtctgtcttcagGCTTTCATCCCCAGAGCAATGGTCAAACCGAGCGTGCCAACCAGGAATCTTGAGAGAGTGTTACGATGTTTGGTCTCTAAGAATCCTTCCTCCTGGAGTCAGCAACTGTCTTGGGTTGAGTACAcacataactcgttaccagtgtcagcTACGGGTCTATCTCCGTTTAAGTGTAGcttaggttaccagccacctatcttTCCCAGTATGGAATCCGAAGTCGCGGTCCCCTCCGCTCACGCCTTCGTCCAGAGGTGTCGTcacacatggaccagagcccgcgAGACTCTGCTTCAGGTGGGTAGGCGCATCAAGGCCCAAGCCGAttgccaccggtctaagcctcccgtttacgtcatgggtcaaaaagtgtggctttcatccaagaacattcctctctgTTCCGTAAGTAATAAACTAGCTCCTAAATTCATTGGCCcattcactgtcaccaagatcctTAGCCCGGTGGCGGTCCGCCTCAAACTACCTCccgcgtacaggaggattcaccCCGTGTTCCATGTCTCGAAAATAAAACTCGTTTTTCATTCTCATATTAATCCGCTGGCCCTGGTTCCCCCTCCGCCGCATCTCGTAGATGGGGAGGCAAACTATTCGGTCAATCGTATTCTGGAtgctagacggaggggacgcggattccaatacttggtggactgggaaggttacggtccagaggagagaagttgggttcctgccaGGACATACTGGATCattcccttattgatgattacaatcgacAGGTAGGTCCTCCTGGGAGCTCCAGGGGGCGCTCCTAGGCGGAGGGGTACTGTCATGGTTCATAAATTCATCGTCTCTTTcctctctatgtgtgtgtggttgtgttggaGGCGGGGTCACTGATTACTGGGATTGGATCACCgtcacctgctgcactcattATCCACTGCGTATATACACGGAGCTCACATACCTTTGTCGTCAGTCGTTGCAGTTGTCCAGCGGGTTCCTGTCTGTCGGTGTGTCTTTCCCCTGAGTGTGTGCTTCGTTCCGGATTCCAGGATTCCTTCGGTTCCGTGTGCCCATTGCCTGCCTGCGCTGCTTTGCCTGCCGCCATTCATCTGGAATTATCTATCTATCCGCTGGATTGGACCTGTTCCCGACGCTGCCGTGACTTTTTGTGCTTTATGCACAAAATGATCTGAATCATTGAGAGTAATAAATCTTTGTTCTAACTTGCATTTGGATCCTCTATTTTCTGCCCACTCACGTGACAGAAGTATTGACACATTGAGTTAAAtaagatgattgacagctgaacAGCGAATGAGAACGCTCTGAGATCATAAGTGGTGTGCACCAAGACATAAACGGACTCATAGATTGCTCTACATGTCAATCAACTCTAAAAATCAGATCTAAAAAGAACTGATTTTCCCGTAAACTCCATATACATTCCATATCAGGAAACCTCATCAAAcccttattttatatatatttaaacccTCCCAATCGGCCGTTCCAAACCGCAcacgttaaagggggggtgaaacactcagtttcagtcagtgtcatgtcaatcttgagtacctatagagtagcattgcatcctgcatatctccgaaaagtctttattttttttataattatataagaaagatgcgctgttccgagtctttccgaaaaaagcagagcgggtgggggcgtgtcgtgtgagcggagctaaataatgacgtgtgcacgctgctgctattgtgttgagtcgagtgcgtcgtaaagctgtgtcatccctaacagcgggaaaaaaactttattcaaaataaaaatatggcttttaatcagatacagccatacagctatgatccggaatcagacccagaggctgcagttgaacaggagcagcagcaaaaacgactagagcaggacgtctctatgtggtacaagttatacactaactatataatatgcttagcggcttgtgttatttacatatttatacttgaattatatcgtcgtatttttgtctttgaaggtgtacatgtgggaagtgcagttgtggacgtgtgtttgtgtgtttacgcgtggtttgtgtagacaattgtaacgttattaagcggactggttttgcacggcaggctaagttagtgtttacatagaaagacacggaatagtagcgcatttgaatgaagaagcgcgcttatttagttcaacatatttcccccctctttgtgtattgttgtttggagtgcttttacaatacacaaacataaagttacacaaatagtggccagctaaacaaatgtacacgcactacacatcgcatgctccattgatcaattaactatacgtgatcatgtttgggctacttgatgagcattggcaaaaacacagacatttgaagcagtctcactcaccgcctgcggttctaacgttgggacctttatcgttgggactgctccatccttcagcattaggcgatcggaaaatcctgtgttgaaatgggccttgtttatgaaatagtcggcaccgaaatgcagcgaacagatataaacattcgcgcaactcagttgctgatccggaaaagcaaattatatccactgttgccttaacgcggggtttttggggaatctgtgcaggactgtcttggtctggcaaccaaaaacgcacttttttggtgacattgtaattgtgcacatcacctgtgcagcagcctacgagccagcgctttgatgggggtagcctgttactttcgctctctccctctctctctctctcacgctcttccggtagaattgtccgtaaggcccatacaaggaaattccgcccccattaacgtcaaaggggacgcatgatcggaGTACttaccggaagtagtatttttgacaaagaaatactcccatcaaacgtccaccttaacttttgaaactttgtccatgtttagtatgggaatccaagtctttaacagtgtaaaaagatcagtatgcatgaaacagcatttcaccccccctttaaatcacATTGCTCCCTCTTTTCCCGGCTGGTAGGGCTTTTTCttgtctgttgcagtgagcctgcAGACGCTGCAAGAGCCTTCCTGATCGGTCATTCTAAATTAAAGCTGTTCCTTTTTTATCAGTTGGTAGAGTTTTcccgtctgttgcagtgagctgGGCCCCCCTTAGACATTTCAGGAGGAGCACGTTCAGATAatcaaacctaattaaacaaGTGGAGAacttcagataattaaacctaattaaacacattaAGTGGAGCACATTAAGTTAATCAATTTAATCAACAAGAAGAGGTGCAGTTTTACCTTCTGGTAAAAAGGTCTGGAAATAATTATtctaattaatattataaaaaggctttaatatttatttacatttatttacaatattttaaaaaggcTTTTCAGTTCTAATATTGAAGCCTTTTTCTTCAGTATTAGAAAAGGGCTTTTAACAGAATGTGTAAAAAGTGCGTTATGTGCCTTATGGCAAACTCCAGATGGCccttttactgaggagtggcttctgtctggccactctaccatacaggcctgattggtggagtgctgcaaAGATGAGACTTTTTAATTTTAGAAtaagcctttgctccccacgtgcatcagtgagGCTTGACCACGCATGACCCTTTGGTGGtttaccactgttccttcctttgaCCACAtttgacagatactgaccaATGCACACCGGAAACACTGTTTTatttacttcacctgtcagtggtcataatgttacgcATGATCAGTGTATATCAACAACAAGAAACAACACCAGAAAATACTGATTTCAATGAGATGATTTAAAGCATGAACCATTAAACGCTATAATCATAATACTAGGAGGGAAAGGTGCATATGCCACACACTATTAAATCATATAAAGATCAATATCTCCACCTGCTGGCGAAGGCTGTGCTGAAACATGAATTGAAATAGTTAATAGTACCATATCCCCACTGACACTTAACATATTATGTAAAAACTAAATTTCAACTTAAATACCTTTCATTACTTATGTCTGTGTTTGCCCACCTGACTGCACATTTTCAGCCAACACAAGTTGTGGTGTTATTCTTACATCTTCAgatttaatttaaagaaaagTGTTCAATATGTTATGATTATCAGTAAGTTTTGAGTTACATATTTTTTACCCACTGTGCATTTAGTTAAGAAAAACTTCCAGGGTGATCCTTATGCAAATCAAGCCACAGCTGAGAGGCCTACGGAGACATGTTTTATCCTATAAAAGCATGTATGGTGACTTGTAGGTTTTCTGAAGCATAGCACACATAGGCTAGATCTAATTCTCTGCACATTCATAGGTTCTTTGTAGATAAAGTGATGGTAATGTCAGATCATATCACAGAAGTTATTTCAGGTAAAGCAGTTTAATGTACATGTATATTGTTAAACTGATTGAATAAAAGGTTTGGTTTAGTATTAGttgtgtaattatgcataatttatagaaactataactataactaaaTGTTGCatgtgtaacaaggacacttaAACTGTTACCAAACATtctgttttaatgtaaaaatcacaTTAACTGTCTGCTTTCATCCTCAGGTCAATGAATCCATTCTTTGCTTAATGGAAAATGGAAAATGGAACATATTTTTACTTGATGTTGTTTGATAATATTGGGTACATAAGATATACTTTGTTCAGCTTGGGAATTATCTTATACTTtgctattatattatttaatgccTTAATAATACTTGCCATTTTTCTGGAAAGGACTTTACACCTGCCCATGTACATTCTGATTTCATGTCTGTCCATCAATTCTGTGTTTGGAACAGCTGCTTTTTTCCCAAGGTTGCTGACAGACTTGCTGTCTGATACACACTTGGTGTCCCGCGAAGCATGTATCTTACAGGCTTTTGTCATTTATTCATATGCATCAAATGAAAAtacaatattaatgttaatggCATTTGACAGATATGTGGCAATCTGTAAACCTTTACAATACAATAACATAATGACTCCCAGGAATTTATCTGTTTTAATAGCTATATGCTGGATTTATCCAATGCTTTGTGTCGGTATTGCTGCGATTTTAAGTGCCAGATTGGCTATGTGTGGTAACAAACTGTGGAAGGTGTATTGTCACAACTGGGAAATTGTCAAGCTTTCTTGTGGAAACACTATTGTTATTAATGTTTTTGGCTTTTTCATAGTGACCACAATTATTATCATGCCTTTaagttttatattatattcctATGTTAAAATTCTTATCATTTGTACAAAAAGCTCAACAGAGTTCAGGAGAAAAGCCTATCAAACTTGTATTCCACACATAGTGATCCTTTTAAATTTCTCTGTTGCTCTTTTTTGTGAGGTCACTTTGAGTCGGATTGAGAATTTGAATCTCCCTTTAGGCCTGTCGATTATTCTTTCACTGGAGTTTCTTATTGTACCACCCATCCTTAACCCCCTTGTTTATGGTTTGAATTTCCCTGAAATTCGCAAGAAAATTATATGTATTATAAAAGCATCCAAATAACTGTGTTTTTGATGTGATATATACAACAacaaacattgttttaactcttACCATgcttataattatataaattatgtgTTATGAATTTTAGCCTCTATATGTAAGACTCTCTGTAAATCTTTGCAACAACTATATGTTTATTATAGACCactggttctcaaacctgtcctggagtgccaccagccctgcacattttgtatgtctccctatatCTGAAACACCCATTTTAGGTCTTGCAGTCTCAACTAATGAGCTCATAAGTTCAATCAGGTGTGATAGATGAGGGTGgtactccaggacaggtttgagaaccactgttaTAGACCAATACATATTTGGCTGGTTTTACAAACAATGTTTAAGATGCAttccagactaaaatgcaagCAACTTGTACTGACATgtcttaaaatgtgtcagtacCGTCATTTTGTCTCAAGAAGAAAATCAGtaatgttcttttttattttctaaggcatgtttataaaagctttttAAATGCCATAATTGAAAAAAAGGCATAttcccttttttattttatttttatctagGCCCAGTCAGTGAAACAAGGACATAATATATTTAGTCTAGCTGAATGAGGAAACACTGTAACTGCATTCCTGACATGGGTCAGACCCCCAGTCACCTTTCAGATTCTAAATACACACATTGCCTGTAACATTAATACCAGAATAAATGCACTTAATTTAGGAAAATAGTGTGTTCCTCTAGTTATTGTATAATAAAAGAAGGGATTGTAAAATCCACCCCTTCATTTGAACTCTTTCCCTGACATTTTTTACGTATTTTATGACACAACGCTTCCACCATTGAAGGAATTTCCCAAGAGGTCCTTTGCTTAAACTTAATGCTAAAATAATAGTTGTGCTTCATTacacaaattatattttttgtgattttataaaaattgtatagttttttgtttgtttgtttttttcatgaaAGGTTTGgcatgtatgtattttttttttattaatttgattcattttagaaaaaaaactacaacaattttgttttatagAAATAATTGCATCTGAAAACTATTGTCACATTCTGTTGATGTTTAGTTTAATTTCAATGTAATTGTAGTTTGCTTCTCTTCAATTACCCTTTCCTTTATTCTAGTTTACCACCAGTATTTAGTTACCATAGACACTCATGcatttttattgtatatttaagttcCTCTTTAGTTCTCATTCTCTGTCTGATATAGGTTGTGTGTTACATGCTGTCGCATTGATTtctcattttgtttaaataaattcccttttgtcAATAGAACCTTTTGTATTCTTTTTTCCACTGATAATCTTATAATTTCATTCTGTTCAAGCTACTTTTATTACTACAGGTGAtagtcatataattagaatatcatcaaaaatatttatttcaataatttcattaaaaaaatgaaaattgtatattctattcattcattacacacagactaatatatttaaaatgtttatttattaatataaccgGGTGGAATTAGAATATAAAGCCCCGACAATAAAAGTGTACTTCCCCTTTAAGAGTGGCCGCTAACAATGACGCACTAAGAGTGAGATAGAGACAGGTCGCTTGAGCAGTGCATGAGAGATGAAGTCCATGTTAAACATCATAGGttaatggacccattcaaacaacccaattctTGTGTTGATTCACTGAATAAAATCATTTCAGAATTAGTTTGGCAAGGAAACTGCCCAAGAATAAGGCTTAAAATTAAACAATCGCCAAAATCAAATGGTGGGCTAGGACTCCCAAAGATTAGGTTTTACTTTGGGGCAGCTTGTTAGAGGCCCCTGGTTTCATGGATGAAAGAAGAGACACAAACCCGTTGGGTCAATATTAAGAAGAGCCTCTGTTTGATGCCCCTTAAGAATCTATGACCCTTTTCCAGTATATCATTGAAAAATGCCTCCATTGGGGAATGGACCAAAGtcactttaaaaatgtaaaacctTAAAAAACTATACAAAGATAATTTGGTTTGTCTAGGAAAATTGCATCTGCAGTGAGCATTGGTATGGCATCTTAATGACTTTGCACCATCTCGTACAGATGTGGGTTTCAAAAAGTGGTCGCAATATGGACTTTATTATTCGCACCAACTATTTAATGACacaattaaaacatttgaacAAATAAGAAATTAATTCATACTcccaaagtttattttttagatttagAATTGTACATGCGAGAAACTTGGTAGAAAGAATGTGGAGAGGTACATCATGTGACCAACTCTGATATCTGGAGGGAATTCAAATGGAAgatataacctttttttttttttcaaactccACAGCTAATTGCAAAATGGAACCCATCCTGATTGGACAAGTACTGGAGAAACTGTGGCCAGCATGTTGGTAGCCATACCCATATTTTATGGTCATTTCCAAAAATAAGAAATTATTGGAAAAATATGTGATGCTCTTAAAGTAATCTTCCATTATAAAATCCCCAAAGACCCCATAATAGCCCTTCTAGGTGTGTGTCCAGAGGGCTTTGAGGGTAGagctaaaatatatttactaaAATTTTTACTCATTGCAGCTATCACGCTATCAAGTGTATCACATGCAGATGGTTAAAACCCGACCCTCCAACAGACAACGCCTGGATTCAAAAAGTATGGCAGCTGTACGGAATGGAACAAATCACATACAGTGgaggaaaaaaagtatttagccAGCTACCAATTGTATACTTCTTCAAGTTCTCATTTTTTATCATAGGTAAATTTCaactgttaggggttacagttttgacccatagaccagatatgcgaaatgaagaccaggagtcaggatgttcaatcatcggagagaattttactgaagaatagtttgcagtttcatcagtagagtcagcttcagagtctctcagggcggtgtcaggccagactctactctacacaaaattaccacaccagttataccaatttcaagggcatgatttacatcattacaaacacgtggaatattactgattggcataaagtctaaacaatgtgtcacatgagaatagataggagatgttgttgttgttaatcaggatgtatacatcagacaatcccaagattggggtagtgttgacttcaggggagtcctagaaagacgccaagaggtctagggtgtgagaaaagcggtccaatccattccatagacctgcacagaacatgtaacacacacacacaagactctagggcacatctctcctccaaggttagtgcagcagtgagcttatcaacagaacaagatatcaacaccacatgacaaacacatctccagaaagaaaagtatgactaatgtcatctacctcattctataaagaaatataaagacaaaaaatgtacttctatcaatgggaaaaatcacactatataGATGGGAAGAAAATCAcaattgggagactcaaatcctcccaccccatcctgtcctggggttactaacaacaggcaggattcacctcttggaagttctaactttctctccaaggccctgttggtcaggacccagagatagaggtcaggctatctatgtcagggcacatagataggggtcagactgtctttgtcagaccgtctctggaaagcaaattagaaaccatacagcagacatagagtcaaaatcatattaaataatagttaaatgtattaatgatcaaataaaattgattgtcaatataattcattattttgaaaggataataactgattattaaattcATTAGGTTAttcaaaatcattcaaaaggataagatgcatatgatgaagatgcatatgatgaagaggcaagggtgtcggcccactccccccttcacaactatgagagacagaatgagaaaaaaaatccagaaaatcacattgtctgattttgaaatattttatttgcaatttatggtgaaaaataagtatttgttcACCTACAAAAGTTGATCTCAGTACTTTCTCAGTACATagcctttgttggcaatgagagaggtcaaacgttttctgtaagtctcaacaaggtttttacacactgttgcctgtagcagatctcctctagagctgTGATTTTGCTGGACAACACAGAtatcaactccctccaaagattttctatggggttgagatctggagactggttaggccactccaggaccttgaaatgcttcttacaaagccactccttcgttgcccATGCGGTgagtttgggatcattgtcatgctgacaCTTTttatcttcaatgcccttgctgatggaaatttcacaatacatggccccattcattctgtcctttacacggatcagtcatCCTGGTTCCttgaaaaacagccccaaagcatgatgtttccatcCCCATgtttcacagtaggtatggtgtaattcagcattctttctcctccaaacacaacaagttgagtttttaccaaaaagttatattttggtttcatctgacaacatgacattctcccaatcctcttctggatcatccaaatactctctagcaaacttcagacggacCCGGACATGTAATGA
Coding sequences within:
- the LOC137085028 gene encoding olfactory receptor 6N2-like — encoded protein: MENGTYFYLMLFDNIGYIRYTLFSLGIILYFAIILFNALIILAIFLERTLHLPMYILISCLSINSVFGTAAFFPRLLTDLLSDTHLVSREACILQAFVIYSYASNENTILMLMAFDRYVAICKPLQYNNIMTPRNLSVLIAICWIYPMLCVGIAAILSARLAMCGNKLWKVYCHNWEIVKLSCGNTIVINVFGFFIVTTIIIMPLSFILYSYVKILIICTKSSTEFRRKAYQTCIPHIVILLNFSVALFCEVTLSRIENLNLPLGLSIILSLEFLIVPPILNPLVYGLNFPEIRKKIICIIKASK